ATCACCACGAAACTGATGCTCATCAAAAACGTGGGCAACAAGGCCGTGCACTCCCCGCAGCCAATTCCCGCGGGTGCCGCCCTGCAGGTCATGAGGGAGCTCTACCTCGTCATGGTGTGGGCCGCGTTTCGCTACTCGGCCTCGCCCGATGCCGTGCCGATGGGACAGCAGTTCGACCCGAAGCTCGCTGCGCAGGCTGCGCCGCTGTCCCGCGCGGACGTCGTGAAACTCGCCGAAAAGTTCAGGGAACAAGACGAAGCGCACGCACGCGCACTCGAAGAGCGCGACAGCCTCATCGCAGAACTCGACGCGGAAATCGAGAAGATGCGCGCCGAAGTCCGGGCCGCGCAAGCAGAAAAAACCCGCAGCGACACCCAGGACTACCGGGAAGACGAAACCCGCGACCAGTTCATCGACCTGCTGCTCAACGAAGCCGGATGGCCGCTCGACAAGCAGCGCGACCGCGAATACCCCGTCACGGGAATGCCGAGCGCAACCGGCAAGGGGTACGTGGACTACGTGCTGTGGGGGTCCGACGGTCTCCCGCTTGCCGTCGTCGAAGCAAAACGCACGCGCCGCTCACCCCTCGAAGGCCAAGAACAAGCCCGCCTATATGCCGACGCCCTCGAACGAGAATTCGGGCGAAGGCCCATCATCTACTACACCAACGGCTACACGCACGAGATCTGGGACGATGCCTCGGGCTACCCGCCGCGTGCCGTGCAAGGGTTCGCGACCGCTGAACAGCTTGAGCTTCTCATCCAGCGCCGCTTGACCCGCCGCCCGCTCGCCACTGAACCCGTGGATCCCGAGATCGCGGGCCGTTACTACCAAGTGCGTGCCATCAGCGCCATAGGTAACGCGTTCGACAGCAAGCAGCGCCACGCCCTGCTCGTCATGGCGACCGGCACGGGCAAGACCCGTACGTCCGTGGCCCTCGTCAAACAGCTCATGAACGCTGGGTGGGTGAAAAACGTGCTGTTCCTCGCCGACCGCACGGCTCTCGTGGACCAGGCGCATAAGGCGTTTCTTGCGCACTATCCCGAATCGGGGCCCGTCAACCTCCTGAAGGACCCCGATAAGTCGGGCCGAGTGTCTTTCTGCACGTACCAGACGATGCTCGGGCTGATTCAAAAAGTCGACGGCGAGCAGCGACTCTTTGGCCCCGGGCACTTCGACCTCGTGATCATCGACGAGGCCCACCGCAGCGTGTATGCGAAATACGGCTACATCTTCGAATACTTCGATTCGCTTCTGCTTGGCCTTACCGCGACCCCGAAAGACGAGGTCGACCACAACACCTACCGGCTGTTCCAGCTCGAAGACGGTGTTCCCACCGACGCCTACTCCCTCGACCAGGGCATCACAGACGGGTACCTCGTGCCGCCGAAGGGTGTGTCCGTGGGGACGACGTTCTTGCGCCGCGGCATCCGCTATAGCGATCTCAGTGAAAGCGAAAAAGACGACTGGGACATGATGGACTGGGGCGAAGACGGGCCGCCTGACAGCATCGAGGCCGATGAAATCAACCGCTTCCTCTTCAACGAGGACACGGTGGATAAGGTTCTCGCGCTCCTCATGGAATCCGGCCACAAGGTTGCCGGAGGAGACCGCCTCGCTAAAACCATCATCTTCGCGAAGAACCAGCGCCACGCCGATTTCATTGCCCAGCGATTCGATGCTGGCTGGCCGCATCTCGCGGGGGAGTTTGCGCGCGTCATCACGCACGGCGTTTCCTACGCGAGCTCGCTTATCGAAAGTTTCGAGAACGCGGATTCCGCTCCGCATATCGCGATCAGCGTGGACATGCTCGACACCGGCATCGACGTTCCCGAAGTGGCGAACCTCGTGTTTTTCAAACCCGTGCGCTCGAAAACAAAATTCTGGCAGATGATCGGCCGCGGCACCCGCCTGTGCCCCGGCCTCTACGGCGAAGGTGAAGACAAGAAAGACTTCTACGTCTTCGACTTCTGCGGCAACCTCGAATTCTTCAGCCAGAACCTCCCTACCGTCGAAGGTTCTCTTCAAAAGTCGCTCACCCAGCGCATTTTCGAGCACCGCGTGGCGCTCGTGCGCGGCATTGACATGTCGAACGGCGACCCCGATCTTCGCCGCGACACCGCCCAGCTCCTCCACGAGTTCGTCACCGGGATGACTCTCGACAACGTGCTCGTGCGCCCACATCGTCGGCTCGTGGAAAAATTTAGCGACGGCAATGCGTGGGACGATCTCAGTGCCGAAGACGCCCACGACGTGCTCACACTTGGCGGCTTGCCGAGCAAAGCAAACGTCGGACCCGAGCCCGCCAAACGCTTTGACCTGCTGATCCTGCGTGCCCAAGTGGCCCTTCTGGACGGTGACACCGCTGGTGTTGACCGCATTCGCGAAACCGTGCAGGCCATCGCGACGGACCTGCTAGGCCGCACCAGCATCCCCCTCGTCGTCGCCCGCGCCGATCTGCTCGAGGACGTCGCCGGAGACGACTGGTGGGTGGACGTCACCCTGCCAATGCTCGAACTCGCCCGCGTGCGCCTGCGCGACCTCGCGGGGTTTGTGGTGTCCGACGGCGGCCGCAACCCGGTGTACACCGACTTTGAAGACACCCTCACCGATGCCGTCGACATCGATCTTCCCGGCACAACGCCCGGCATGAACTGGGATAGATTCCGCGACAAAACCAGGGCCTACCTGCGCGAACACAGCGACCACCTCGCGATCCAAAAGCTCCGCCGCAACAAGCAACTCACCGAGACCGACCTTGGTGAGTTCGAGAAAATGCTCCAACAACTCGGGGCAGAACGAACCCACATCGACAGGGCCGTTCACGAAAGCGGAAGCCTCGGCCTGTTCCTCCGCTCCCTATCGGGACTCGATCGTGCCGCAGCGGTTGAAGCCTTCGCACAGTTCCTCGACGAGTCCACGCACACCGTCGAGCAGATTCGCTTCGTCGACATGATCGTTTCCGAACTCACCGTGAACGGCATCATGGAGCCGAGCCGAATCTTCGAATCCCCGTACACGGACGACTTCCAACCCGTCGATACTCTCTTCCCTGAAACGGACGTCGAGAGCATCGTGACGAGCCTCCGAGTGATCCGCGCGAACGCTGATCCTGAACAGAAACGCGCCTGACCGTAGGCGCCCCGGAGATCGCGTCGTGTGGCGTGCCCTACACGTGCCACTAAGCGTTTGTGTGAGGGGCCTGAACTGGGTTAGAGTGTTTCCTCGTTGGAGTTGCGCAAGTTGCTCCAGGAGGGCCTATAGCTCAGTCGGTTAGAGCGCTGTCCTGATAAGACAGAGGTCGCTGGTTCAAGTCCAGCTAGGCCCACTCAACGAACGGAGGCACCGTGAAGTATCTACGCGCACTTCTCATGCTCATCGCCTCCGCCGCCGTCGGCCTCATCGCCTGGCGGAAAGTTGAAGAAAAACAGTTGAGGGATGATCTTTGGCAAGAAGCCGAAGAGCAGACTCGCTGATATACCGGGGGCTATGGCGCAATTGGTAGCGCACCTGCTTTGCAAGCAGGGGGTTACGGGTTCGAGTCCCGTTAGCTCCACATAGGACGAGATAATCGGAACTTGCCCCGCCTGGTGGCGGGGCAGTTTTGTTTCTGCGGTCACGTGGGCCGCAGTATCGATGTTGATGTAGACGAGAACGGTGTCGGTGGTCTGCTCGAGGGTGCAGGTGGCGAGTTCTTCGTCGTCGATGGTGATCGGGGGACCGAGCGCGGTCGAGGATGCATCGTTTGGTTTCGCGTGTAGCGCTAACTATCCACGACCAAGAGATACGAGACGGCCAGTAGCATTGCCAGTACCCCGCACTTCAGCGGAAGACGCGTATGTTTCCTGTTCAACACGATGCTGGTCGGCATGTGCGGTGCGAGAATTTGCGCGTGTGGACGTTGGCAAACTAGATCGGGCAAAACTTGAGTTGGGTCCCTTCCGTGTCGCCGTCGACAACGAAGCAAGAAGGATCACTCAGGCTGAAGCCACCAGGCCGATAAACGTATCCAACGATGAGCCACAAAGGTTAAATGGGCCCATACCGGTCGTCTTTGCCCTTTGCAGAACGACGGTGTTCGGTTCCGATTCGCCTCGATTTCAGAGATACATGCGATGCTTAGATGGGACGACCATCAGGAACAGGAAGTGGTGCGAGCATGGCAAACGGGTTCAAGATAAACAAGAAAGTTATGCGAAATTTGACGCGTGAGATTGAGCGCGACTTTGCCAAAAACCCTGTCCGGGTGCCGTTAAGAGCAGACCACAGTACCGTCGCACTTCCCGCTGCTAAGACTGTCAACAACTACCACGGGCCGGTCGTCTTTACCGTAAACGGCGATAACGCCCAGGTTGCATGGGGCAACCAGAGCTCCACGCAGGTTCAGAAGCACGCTGATCAGGTTGCCGCTGGCTACGAGCAACTAGCAGAACTACTTACCGACATCCTTGCGAACCTGCCGACCTTTCAACTTGATGGGACTGATGGGGAAGTGCTTCGCGAGAATGCCAACCTCGTCCTTCAGGAAGTGGTTAAGTCCGAACCTGACCAGAGCGTCGTGCGCCGCGGAGTCACTTTAATCAAGGGACTGCTCGCTCCGCTCAGCGCAGGTATCGGAAAGGCTGTGACCGAGGAGGCCGTCGAAGCCGCACGCCAGGCAATCTATGCTCTAGGGTCCTCATTGCCTTTCTGAGAACCTGTGTGTCATGACCGCGAATCTCTAATTACGACAGACGGTTCTGAGAGACAGTAGCTACACCCGATGCGGTGTCCGGTTCGCCTTTAGAATGCGAAGAGTTGATTTCGAGCAGCTCACTAGGTACCAGGTTCAGCAGGGACGAGATGGCGCCCAGGAGATCGGGCAATTGATGGTCGTAGTTTCGTTAGCCGTGCTGGTCGGGTGTGTATCGCGCATTTTTGGGTAGTGGCGTTCCTTCGCGGGTATGTAGGGCCTGTGAGGCATCAAGCCTTGCTGTCACTGTTAGTACCAGGTCGGACAGTGGTTCCGTATGTGGTAGAGGCGTACATGCTGTTAAGTTGAAGGATGGCCATTGCGCTGATGAGTTCCTCAGCCTGGGTGTCGAAGGGGAGGCCAGTGACTGGCCTGAGTATTACTTCGGACAAGTACGTGGAAACGGTACCCGCCTCCTCGGCCTCTACGTGTTGCTGGAGGAGGGACAGTGCGGCTTGGATGTCGGCTGATTCACGACTTTGCGGCCGGTCCGTGGCGCGCCGCTGCGCATCTGTAACGGCGAAGGAAGGTTGCTGGTCGCCTTGTGCAGTGACTGGTTGGGGCAGGCGTCGCATCCTGTGCCGTGCTGCTTCGTGAGATCGGTAAATGAGTTGCTCAGCGAGTGTCGCTGAAGACGTGGTGTGGTCTAGTTGGTCTAGGCCAGCTGCTTGAGCCCACTCCGCTGCGGAGTTGGGTGGGATGGGTAGAGCAGGGCGTGCGGCGCTTGAACTGAGTTGGTAGCCGAAGCCGAGGGAAACGCGTTGATCTGAACCAGCCGGAGTGGCGGCCGCGGATGTGTGGACAGCGTCGAAGGTGCACAGAACGACGAGGTGGGACCCGAGTTGTTCGCGTGCGGCGTCGTCCAGAGTCTCCAGCAACGCAAGCGTGTCGTCGAGGACGTGCGTTGGCGCCATGACAATCCAGCTTCGCGAATCGAGCGCCCACGAAGCAGGATTGGGATCTTCGACGAGTTTGTAGGTTACTTCCGACACGGGTTCGAGGAGACTCTGCAAGACTGCCTCGGAACGGCTCTGTTCCATGTCTGTGACCTTCTTCCATATCTCGGTGGCTGAGGGGAGAGGATCTTTGGCGC
The window above is part of the Dermabacter vaginalis genome. Proteins encoded here:
- a CDS encoding DEAD/DEAH box helicase family protein — translated: MGNFDFLRAEWPQIHESCAKAESYVTNDPSTACILARRSIEVLVMHLYRLLDLPEPYKRDLAAHIADPRFKRITGDGITTKLMLIKNVGNKAVHSPQPIPAGAALQVMRELYLVMVWAAFRYSASPDAVPMGQQFDPKLAAQAAPLSRADVVKLAEKFREQDEAHARALEERDSLIAELDAEIEKMRAEVRAAQAEKTRSDTQDYREDETRDQFIDLLLNEAGWPLDKQRDREYPVTGMPSATGKGYVDYVLWGSDGLPLAVVEAKRTRRSPLEGQEQARLYADALEREFGRRPIIYYTNGYTHEIWDDASGYPPRAVQGFATAEQLELLIQRRLTRRPLATEPVDPEIAGRYYQVRAISAIGNAFDSKQRHALLVMATGTGKTRTSVALVKQLMNAGWVKNVLFLADRTALVDQAHKAFLAHYPESGPVNLLKDPDKSGRVSFCTYQTMLGLIQKVDGEQRLFGPGHFDLVIIDEAHRSVYAKYGYIFEYFDSLLLGLTATPKDEVDHNTYRLFQLEDGVPTDAYSLDQGITDGYLVPPKGVSVGTTFLRRGIRYSDLSESEKDDWDMMDWGEDGPPDSIEADEINRFLFNEDTVDKVLALLMESGHKVAGGDRLAKTIIFAKNQRHADFIAQRFDAGWPHLAGEFARVITHGVSYASSLIESFENADSAPHIAISVDMLDTGIDVPEVANLVFFKPVRSKTKFWQMIGRGTRLCPGLYGEGEDKKDFYVFDFCGNLEFFSQNLPTVEGSLQKSLTQRIFEHRVALVRGIDMSNGDPDLRRDTAQLLHEFVTGMTLDNVLVRPHRRLVEKFSDGNAWDDLSAEDAHDVLTLGGLPSKANVGPEPAKRFDLLILRAQVALLDGDTAGVDRIRETVQAIATDLLGRTSIPLVVARADLLEDVAGDDWWVDVTLPMLELARVRLRDLAGFVVSDGGRNPVYTDFEDTLTDAVDIDLPGTTPGMNWDRFRDKTRAYLREHSDHLAIQKLRRNKQLTETDLGEFEKMLQQLGAERTHIDRAVHESGSLGLFLRSLSGLDRAAAVEAFAQFLDESTHTVEQIRFVDMIVSELTVNGIMEPSRIFESPYTDDFQPVDTLFPETDVESIVTSLRVIRANADPEQKRA
- a CDS encoding DLW-39 family protein translates to MKYLRALLMLIASAAVGLIAWRKVEEKQLRDDLWQEAEEQTR